Proteins found in one Triticum aestivum cultivar Chinese Spring chromosome 4D, IWGSC CS RefSeq v2.1, whole genome shotgun sequence genomic segment:
- the LOC123096232 gene encoding receptor protein-tyrosine kinase CEPR2 gives MRIHIIFCLQLTILLSLSVSSTCQTDPQTEALLQFKASLADPLNYLQTWTNATSPCQFHGIQCNAGLVTEISLSSMNLSGTISPSIAALSGLERLDLDTNSLSGAVPSELISCTQLRLLNLSWNTLTRELPDFSALTELESLDVANNGFSGRFPAWVGDMTGLVYLSIGCNNYDQGEMPPSIGNLKNLTYLYLSNCSLRGAIPDSVFELTLLETLDLSLNNLAGEIPRAIGNLKKVWKIELYKNSLTGELPPELGRLAELREIDVSRNQLSGGIPAAFAKLKNLEVIQLYRNNLSGAIPAEWAELRSLKSFSVYENRFTGEFPANFGRFSSLESVDISENGFVGPFPRHFCNGKSLQFLLALQNGFSGEVPEEYSECKTLQRFRINKNQLTGSIPERLWGLPAVTIIDVSDNGFTGTISPLIGEAQNLNQLWVQNNRLSGTIPAETGRLGQLQKLYLSNNSFSGTIPSQIGNLAQLTALHLEDNALGGALPADIGSCSRLVEIDVSRNELTGPIPASLSLLSSLNSLNISRNAITGMIPAQLQALKLSSVDFSANRLTGSVPPGLLVIAGDEAFAGNPGLCVHGWSELGACNTNDHHRDGLARKSLVVLPVIVSVMVLLVVGILFVSYRSFKLEEQRRRDLERGDGCDQWKLESFHPPELDADEICGVGEENLVGSGGTGRVYRLQLKDGGGTVAVKRLWKGDAARVMAAEMSILGTIRHRNVLKLHACLSRGELNFIVYEYMPRGNLYQALRREAKGGGGEPELDWPRRCRVALGAAKGLMYLHHDCTPAVIHRDIKSTNILLDEDYEAKIADFGIARVAAGNSEEFSCFAGTHGYLAPELAYSLKVTEKTDVYSFGVVLMELVTGRSPIDARFGEGKDIVFWLSSKLGAQRLDDVVDPRLAASSAKGKEEMLRVLKIAMLCTTKLPAGRPAMRDVVNMLTDACAGSCSPRGNPPVWSCSKSAR, from the exons ATGAGAATACACATCATATTCTGTCTCCAACTCACCATACTCTTGTCCCTCTCTGTGAGCTCAACCTGCCAAACTGATCCCCAAACAGAGGCACTTCTCCAATTCAAGGCCAGCTTAGCTGACCCTCTCAACTATCTTCAGACATGGACAAACGCCACGTCCCCGTGCCAGTTCCATGGCATCCAGTGCAACGCAGGCTTGGTGACTGAGATCTCGCTGTCGAGCATGAACCTCTCCGGTACGATCTCGCCGTCCATCGCCGCGCTCAGCGGCCTGGAGCGGCTCGATCTGGACACCAATTCGTTGTCAGGAGCTGTACCTTCTGAGCTGATCAGCTGCACCCAGCTCCGGCTCCTGAACCTTTCCTGGAACACCCTGACCCGAGAGCTGCCGGATTTTTCGGCGCTGACGGAGCTAGAGAGCCTCGACGTCGCGAACAATGGCTTCTCGGGCCGGTTTCCGGCGTGGGTGGGCGACATGACCGGCCTGGTGTACCTCAGCATCGGCTGCAACAACTACGATCAAGGGGAGATGCCTCCGAGCATTGGGAACCTCAAGAACCTGACGTATCTGTACCTGTCGAACTGCAGCTTGAGAGGGGCGATACCCGACTCCGTCTTCGAGCTGACCCTGCTGGAGACGCTGGATTTGTCCCTGAACAATCTCGCCGGCGAGATCCCGAGGGCCATCGGCAACCTCAAGAAAGTGTGGAAGATCGAGCTGTACAAGAACAGCCTCACCGGCGAGCTCCCACCGGAGCTTGGCAGGCTCGCGGAGCTGCGGGAGATCGACGTCTCCCGTAACCAGCTCAGCGGCGGAATCCCGGCAGCATTCGCCAAGCTCAAGAACTTGGAGGTGATCCAGCTGTACCGGAACAACCTGTCCGGGGCGATCCCGGCTGAGTGGGCCGAGCTCAGGTCCCTGAAGAGCTTCTCCGTCTACGAGAACCGCTTCACTGGCGAGTTCCCGGCGAACTTCGGCCGGTTCTCGTCGCTCGAAAGTGTGGACATCTCCGAGAACGGATTCGTCGGGCCGTTCCCGAGGCACTTCTGCAACGGCAAGAGCCTCCAGTTCCTTCTCGCCCTGCAGAACGGCTTCTCCGGTGAGGTCCCGGAGGAGTACTCGGAGTGCAAAACCCTGCAAAGGTTCCGGATCAACAAGAACCAGCTCACCGGCAGCATCCCGGAGAGGCTGTGGGGGCTCCCCGCCGTGACGATCATCGACGTATCGGACAATGGGTTCACCGGGACCATATCGCCGCTGATCGGCGAGGCGCAGAATCTGAACCAGCTCTGGGTGCAGAACAACAGGCTCAGTGGCACGATCCCGGCGGAAACCGGCCGGCTCGGGCAGCTCCAGAAGCTCTACCTGTCCAACAACTCGTTCTCGGGGACAATACCCTCGCAGATTGGGAACTTGGCTCAGCTGACGGCGCTGCACCTGGAAGACAACGCATTGGGTGGCGCATTGCCCGCTGATATCGGCAGCTGCTCCAGGCTCGTCGAGATCGACGTCTCCCGGAACGAGCTCACGGGGCCGATCCCCGCCTCGCTGTCGCTGCTGTCGTCTCTGAACTCACTCAACATCTCACGCAATGCCATCACCGGGATGATCCCGGCCCAGCTTCAGGCGCTGAAGCTGAGCTCCGTCGACTTCTCGGCGAACCGGCTTACCGGCAGCGTGCCGCCCGGGCTACTCGTGATCGCCGGCGACGAGGCGTTCGCCGGGAATCCCGGTCTCTGCGTCCATGGCTGGTCTGAGCTCGGCGCGTGCAATACGAACGACCACCACAGGGACGGCCTGGCGAGGAAATCGCTTGTCGTCCTGCCGGTCATTGTGTCCGTGATGGTGCTGCTTGTGGTTGGCATACTGTTCGTGAGCTACAGAAGCTTCAAGCTCGAGGAGCAGAGGAGGAGGGACCTGGAGCGCGGCGACGGGTGCGACCAGTGGAAGCTGGAGTCGTTCCACCCGCCGGAGCTGGACGCCGACGAGATATGCGGCGTCGGGGAGGAGAACCTCGTCGGGTCGGGCGGCACGGGGCGCGTGTACCGGCTGCAGCTCAAGGACGGCGGCGGCACGGTAGCCGTCAAGCGGCTGTGGAAGGGCGACGCGGCGCGGGTCATGGCCGCGGAGATGTCCATCCTCGGTACGATCCGGCACCGGAATGTCCTCAAGCTCCACGCCTGCCTGTCGCGCGGCGAGCTCAACTTCATCGTCTACGAGTACATGCCGCGGGGCAACCTGTACCAGGCGCTCCGCCGGGAGgccaagggcggcggcggcgagcccgAGCTGGACTGGCCGCGGCGGTGCAGGGTCGCGCTCGGCGCCGCCAAGGGGCTCATGTACCTCCACCACGACTGCACACCGGCGGTCATCCACCGCGACATCAAATCCACCAACATACTTCTCGATGAGGACTAcgaggccaagatcgccgacttcgGCATCGCCAGAGTCGCCGCCGGGAACTCCGAGGAGTTCAGCTGCTTCGCCGGAACCCACGGCTACCTCGCTCCCG AGCTCGCCTACTCTCTCAAGGTGACGGAGAAGACggacgtgtacagcttcggcgtTGTGCTGATGGAGCTGGTCACCGGCCGGAGCCCGATCGACGCGCGCTTCGGTGAGGGCAAGGACATCGTGTTCTGGCTGTCGAGCAAGCTCGGCGCGCAGAGACTGGACGACGTCGTGGACCCGCGCCTCGCAGCGTCGTCCGCCAAGGGCAAGGAGGAGATGCTCAGGGTACTCAAGATCGCCATGCTCTGCACAACCAAGCTGCCGGCCGGGCGGCCGGCAATGAGGGACGTGGTGAACATGCTCACGGATGCCTGCGCGGGGTCGTGTAGCCCGCGCGGTAACCCGCcggtgtggagctgcagcaaaagCGCGCGCTGA